Proteins encoded within one genomic window of Neodiprion fabricii isolate iyNeoFabr1 chromosome 6, iyNeoFabr1.1, whole genome shotgun sequence:
- the LOC124184639 gene encoding myrosinase 1-like, whose amino-acid sequence MERYLIVAIIFAIIQITFCCDVVKLTFPSGFSLGTASASYQVEGAWNVSDKGENVWDYFTHNRPELITDGRNGDVACNSYYKYKEDVQLIKSLGFDFYRFSISWSRVLPTGFTNVISEDGLQYYKNLTAELVENGIEPVVTIYHWDHPQVIEDMGGWTNELIVDWFVDYAEVIFEALGDSVKRWITINEPDSFCVDGYEGVRKAPGKLLTGVGTYLCGHNVLKAHAKTYRLYDEKFRDTQNGEVGIVLPLISFLPYNSSYLDAAETAFQFSCGWMAHPIYFGDYPEIMKTRVALVSEYQGYPRSRLPEFSDEWIAIINGTNDYFGVNHYTSQLVYDDPDEEDGIYNSDKGLIFTVDPTWAATASDWFYVNPSGFGTLLRKIRDEYNNPPVWVTENGFSDSGILDDYDRISYYYEYLREMLIAIKRDGCNVQGYAVWSILDNFEWHAGYTERFGITYVEFDDTDTNRTAKLSQAWWAKVLSKRKLQAVPTSTTTRYLLPWQK is encoded by the exons ATGGAGCGTTACTTGATCGTGGCGATTATCTTCGCGATTATACAAAT AACATTTTGCTGCGATGTCGTGAAGCTCACGTTTCCAAGTGGATTCAGCTTAGGAACGGCCAGCGCCTCTTATCAGGTCGAAGGAGCCTGGAATGTCAGCG ACAAAGGGGAAAACGTTTGGGATTATTTCACGCACAATCGTCCAGAATTGATAACAGACGGACGGAACGGAGACGTTGCATGTAATTCGTACTACAAATACAAGGAGGATGTGCAGCTCATCAAATCCCTTGGA TTTGACTTTTATCGATTCTCCATCAGCTGGTCACGCGTACTTCCAACAGGCTTCACAAACGTAATCAGTGAAGATGGGCTGCAGTACTACAAAAATTTGACCGCAGAATTGGTTGAGAACGGTATCGAGCCAGTCGTGACGATATATCACTGGGATCACCCGCAAGTGATAGAGGACATGGGAGGATGGACCAATGAACTAATAGTCGACTGGTTCGTCGATTACGCTGAGGTTATATTTGAAGCACTGGGAGACAGTGTAAAGAGATGGATAACAATCAACGAGCCTGATTCCTTCTGTGTCGACGGTTATGAAGGCGTCCGAAAAGCACCTG gCAAATTATTAACAGGTGTCGGTACTTACCTTTGTGGGCACAACGTTCTGAAGGCTCATGCGAAAACTTATCGCTTGTACGACGAGAAGTTTCGAGATACTCAGAACGGGGAGGTTGGCATTGTACTTCCTCTTATTTCGTTCTTGCCATACAACTCCAGTTATTTGGACGCCGCGGAAACTGCGTTCCAGTTTTCCTGTGGGTGGATGGCGCATCCTATCTACTTCGGCGATTATCCGGAAATAATGAAGACGAGAGTGGCCTTGGTCAGTGAATATCAAGGTTACCCGAGGTCACGTCTTCCGGAATTCTCAGACGAATGGATAGCTATTATCAA TGGGACTAACGATTACTTTGGTGTGAATCATTACACATCCCAGCTCGTCTACGATGATCCCGATGAGGAGGATGGAATTTACAACTCTGACAAGGGTCTAATATTCACTGTTGATCCGACTTGGGCTGCCACGGCTTCGGATTGGTTCTAC GTGAATCCGTCAGGATTTGGTACTCTGCTTCGCAAAATCAGAGACGAATACAACAATCCGCCTGTGTGGGTAACGGAAAACGGTTTCTCTGATTCCGGTATTTTAGATGATTACGACAGGATTAGTTATTACTACGAATACTTGAGAGAAATGCTGATAGCTATCAAGCGAGACGGGTGCAATGTGCAGGGTTACGCGGTTTGGAGTATCTTGGACAACTTTGAGTGGCACGCCGGCTATAC cgaaCGATTTGGTATCACCTACGTAGAGTTTGATGATACCGATACGAACAGAACTGCCAAATTGTCTCAGGCTTGGTGGGCTAAGGTCCTTTCTAAGCGAAAGCTCCAGGCTGTCCCGACGAGCACCACGACTCGATACCTGCTACCTTGGCAGAAGTAA
- the LOC124184637 gene encoding myrosinase 1-like isoform X1, whose translation MKKSFIFVFLVLTHRLSTQDDENVYLKFPIGLKIGVGGAAYQIEGAWNISNKGESVWDNFVHNRPWKIKDQSNGDTASNSYHKYKDDVKMVKRLGLDYYRLSISWARVLPNGSADSINREGIQYYHNLIDELVANGIEPIVTMYHWDHPQVLEDMGGWMNESMATWFAEYAEVLYRELGPKVKTFLTINEPQILCFQGYGSGIIAPGRDLGTAGTYTCGHNMLKAHAKAYRLYDEKYRSIQNGKLGIVSHCDGYLPETEGETLPLELAYQFRCGWISHPIFVGDYHQVMKSRVAQLSRDEGLSESRLPQFSPEWIRYIKGTADFFGLNHYTSFLVGFPTTTKQNGSFVLHDSGLLVRSDPRWEAGSLKWIHIIPEGFSSLLRKIKSEYNNPPVYITENGFSDNNKVQDYQRIKYHYLYLKELLQAVKRDGCNVQRYTFWSLLDNFEWSSGYQHTFGLINVNMTSPGRERTPKLSFTWLQNVMRMRQLQLPIPSPSVNTTTNHQ comes from the exons ATGAAAAAGAGTTTCATATTTGTCTTCCTGGTCCTAACGCACAG ATTGTCAACGCAAGATGACGAAAAtgtgtatttaaaatttccgaTTGGATTGAAAATCGGCGTCGGCGGAGCAGCCTACCAAATCGAAGGAGCTTGGAATATCAGCA ACAAGGGTGAGAGCGTCTGGGACAATTTTGTGCACAACAGGCCATGGAAGATCAAGGATCAGAGTAACGGCGACACAGCCTCCAACTCCTATCACAAATACAAGGACGATGTGAAAATGGTCAAGAGGCTGGGA CTCGACTATTACCGACTCTCGATAAGTTGGGCTCGCGTACTCCCCAATGGATCAGCAGACTCGATCAACCGAGAAGGTATTCAGTACTATCACAATTTGATTGATGAGCTAGTAGCCAACGGCATAGAACCTATCGTGACCATGTACCATTGGGACCATCCCCAAGTTCTGGAGGATATGGGAGGTTGGATGAACGAGTCGATGGCGACGTGGTTCGCGGAGTACGCGGAAGTACTCTACAGAGAACTGGGACCAAAGGTCAAGACTTTTCTGACCATCAACGAGCCGCAAATCCTCTGTTTCCAGGGATACGGCAGCGGCATTATCGCGCCAG GTAGAGATTTGGGCACTGCCGGAACGTATACGTGCGGGCATAACATGTTGAAGGCTCACGCAAAGGCGTATCGCTTGTACGATGAGAAGTATCGCTCTATCCAAAACGGAAAGCTTGGCATTGTCTCCCATTGCGATGGATACTTGCCTGAGACTGAAGGTGAAACGTTACCCTTGGAATTAGCTTACCAATTCAGATGCGGCTGGATATCTCACCCTATATTCGTTGGCGATTATCATCAGGTAATGAAGAGTAGGGTGGCCCAATTGAGCAGGGATGAAGGCTTGTCGGAATCTCGACTTCCACAATTTTCCCCCGAATGGATACGATACATAAA GGGCACAGCGGATTTCTTTGGTCTCAATCACTACACGTCATTCCTCGTGGGGTTTCCAACAACTACAAAACAAAATGGTTCGTTTGTGCTTCACGATTCGGGCCTATTAGTAAGAAGTGATCCGAGATGGGAGGCTGGATCGTTGAAATGGATTCAT attATTCCAGAGGGCTTCAGCTCGTTGctgcgaaaaattaaaagcgaGTATAACAACCCACCTGTATACATTACGGAAAATGGATTTTCGGACAATAATAAAGTGCAGGATTACCAACGAATAAAGTATCACTACTTGTACTTAAAGGAGCTCTTACAAGCCGTAAAACGTGACGGTTGTAACGTTCAGAGATACACGTTCTGGAGTTTATTGGACAATTTTGAATGGAGTAGTGGTTACCA GCACACCTTCGGGCTTATTAACGTTAATATGACCAGTCCAGGGCGCGAGAGAACCCCGAAGCTTTCGTTCACCTGGCTGCAAAACGTGATGCGTATGAGACAACTGCAGCTGCCAATTCCGTCGCCCTCCGTCAACACGACGACGAATCATCAATGA
- the LOC124184637 gene encoding myrosinase 1-like isoform X2: MVKRLGLDYYRLSISWARVLPNGSADSINREGIQYYHNLIDELVANGIEPIVTMYHWDHPQVLEDMGGWMNESMATWFAEYAEVLYRELGPKVKTFLTINEPQILCFQGYGSGIIAPGRDLGTAGTYTCGHNMLKAHAKAYRLYDEKYRSIQNGKLGIVSHCDGYLPETEGETLPLELAYQFRCGWISHPIFVGDYHQVMKSRVAQLSRDEGLSESRLPQFSPEWIRYIKGTADFFGLNHYTSFLVGFPTTTKQNGSFVLHDSGLLVRSDPRWEAGSLKWIHIIPEGFSSLLRKIKSEYNNPPVYITENGFSDNNKVQDYQRIKYHYLYLKELLQAVKRDGCNVQRYTFWSLLDNFEWSSGYQHTFGLINVNMTSPGRERTPKLSFTWLQNVMRMRQLQLPIPSPSVNTTTNHQ; encoded by the exons ATGGTCAAGAGGCTGGGA CTCGACTATTACCGACTCTCGATAAGTTGGGCTCGCGTACTCCCCAATGGATCAGCAGACTCGATCAACCGAGAAGGTATTCAGTACTATCACAATTTGATTGATGAGCTAGTAGCCAACGGCATAGAACCTATCGTGACCATGTACCATTGGGACCATCCCCAAGTTCTGGAGGATATGGGAGGTTGGATGAACGAGTCGATGGCGACGTGGTTCGCGGAGTACGCGGAAGTACTCTACAGAGAACTGGGACCAAAGGTCAAGACTTTTCTGACCATCAACGAGCCGCAAATCCTCTGTTTCCAGGGATACGGCAGCGGCATTATCGCGCCAG GTAGAGATTTGGGCACTGCCGGAACGTATACGTGCGGGCATAACATGTTGAAGGCTCACGCAAAGGCGTATCGCTTGTACGATGAGAAGTATCGCTCTATCCAAAACGGAAAGCTTGGCATTGTCTCCCATTGCGATGGATACTTGCCTGAGACTGAAGGTGAAACGTTACCCTTGGAATTAGCTTACCAATTCAGATGCGGCTGGATATCTCACCCTATATTCGTTGGCGATTATCATCAGGTAATGAAGAGTAGGGTGGCCCAATTGAGCAGGGATGAAGGCTTGTCGGAATCTCGACTTCCACAATTTTCCCCCGAATGGATACGATACATAAA GGGCACAGCGGATTTCTTTGGTCTCAATCACTACACGTCATTCCTCGTGGGGTTTCCAACAACTACAAAACAAAATGGTTCGTTTGTGCTTCACGATTCGGGCCTATTAGTAAGAAGTGATCCGAGATGGGAGGCTGGATCGTTGAAATGGATTCAT attATTCCAGAGGGCTTCAGCTCGTTGctgcgaaaaattaaaagcgaGTATAACAACCCACCTGTATACATTACGGAAAATGGATTTTCGGACAATAATAAAGTGCAGGATTACCAACGAATAAAGTATCACTACTTGTACTTAAAGGAGCTCTTACAAGCCGTAAAACGTGACGGTTGTAACGTTCAGAGATACACGTTCTGGAGTTTATTGGACAATTTTGAATGGAGTAGTGGTTACCA GCACACCTTCGGGCTTATTAACGTTAATATGACCAGTCCAGGGCGCGAGAGAACCCCGAAGCTTTCGTTCACCTGGCTGCAAAACGTGATGCGTATGAGACAACTGCAGCTGCCAATTCCGTCGCCCTCCGTCAACACGACGACGAATCATCAATGA